GCAGCGTCACGTCGCGGCGCTGGCCCTCAGATGCCGGCAGACTTCGAATGTAGGCGATGATCTTGCCGAGGTCATCGTCCCGAAGGGAGCTGTACATCGCCGAAGGCATTACGACGACGCTTCGCCCGTCCGGTCGGACTCCACGCCGGATGATGCGGCCAAGCTCGGCGTTGGAGTATTCACGTGCCGCAATCGTCAGATCGGGCGAGACCAGGCGTCCCATGAGCGGGTGGTCAATCAACATCCGTCCCTCGAGCTGCGAACCGTGACAGCCCGCGCAGCCGCGGATCTTCGCCAGGCGCATCCCTTCCGCGACTGATGCGGCATCTGTCGGGACGGTGATGTTCGTCGCCGGCTCCGTGTAGGTGCGTCGTATGGCCCGTTCGGAAAGAGCGTAGACGGTGACCACGGCGACAATCACGAGGGCCGCCAGACCGAGCAGGGCGTTTCTGAGCCAGCGAAGGGCGCGCTTCATGGGACCACCGGCTGAGTTTGGGTAAGGAATCGTAGGAGGGCCCGAATATGGGTTTACTTCGCTCGTGCAGCGAGTCTCGATGAGAAGATGAACCTCTTCGCCACTTCCTCGCCGCGCGTCGTGAGCATGCTCTCGCACTCCTGGAACGGGTGAACAACGCTACCTTCAGGGGCTCAAAGTACTGCACCAGGCACTTTCAAAGATCGAGTAATTCGCGTGGCACCACAGTTCATCTATGTGATGAAGGATCTCCGCAAGGTCGTCCCGCCGTCGCGGGAGATCCTGCGCGGGATCTGGCTCTCTTTTTATCCCGGCGCCAAGATCGGCGTGCTCGGCGCCAACGGTGCGGGCAAGTCCACAGTGCTCCGCATCATGGCAGGGGTGGACCACGACTTTCAGGGTGAGGCGTGGCCGCATGAGGGGACGCGCATCGGCTTCCTGTCGCAGGTGCCCGAGCTCGACTCGTCGAAGAATGTCCGGGAGAATGTCGAGGACGCCGTGAAAGCGCAGCGAGATCTTCTGAAGAAGTTCGAGGAGATCTCGATGAAGTTCGCCGAGCCGATGAGCGATGCGGAGATGGAAAAGCTGATGGACCAGCAGGGGAAGGTGCAGGAGAAGATCGACGCCGCGAATCTCTGGGAGCTCGACCGGAAGATCGAGATCGCGATGGATGCGCTGCGTCTTCCTCCGGCAGATGCCGAGATCGACACGCTCTCGGGAGGTGAGAAGCGGCGGGTCGCATTGTGTCGCACGCTGCTCGAGGAGCCGGACATGCTGTTGCTCGACGAGCCGACGAACCATCTCGACGCCGAGAGTGTGGCGTGGCTCGAGCGGTTTCTGGCTGAATTCCCGGGAACCGTGGTCGCGGTGACGCACGACCGCTACTTCCTCGACAACGTTGCCAAGTGGATTCTGGAGCTGGATCGCGGATATGGAATTCCCTGGGAAGGGAATTACACGTCGTGGCTCGATCAGAAACGGACTCGTCTCGCAACAGAGGAGAAGCAGGCATCAGCTCGGCAGCGCACTCTCGAGCACGAGCTGGAATGGGTGCGGATGTCGCCGAGGGCTCGGCAGTCGAAGAGCAAGGCGAGGATTCAGAAGTACGAGGAGCTGGCGAGCGAAAGCCGAGAGGAGCGAATCGCGCAGAACGAGATCGTGATTCCTCCCGCCCCTCGGCTCGGCAATGACGTTGTGATAGCGGACGGTCTGGCGAAGGCGTACGGAGAAAAGGTGCTGTTCGACGGGCTGTCGTTCGCGCTCCCGCGAGGTGGGATTGTTGGAGTGATCGGGCCCAATGGAGCGGGGAAGACCACGCTGTTCAGGATGATCGTGGGGTCGGAGAAGCCGGATGCCGGCTCGCTACGGGTTGGCGATACGGTGCAGCTTGCGTATGTCGATCAGGATCGTGAGCTGGAGGGCGGCAAGACCGTGTACGATGAGGTCAGTGAGGGGAGTGACACGATCCAGGTGGGCAAGCGCGAGATCAACGCGCGCGGGTATCTCTCGAGCTTCAACTTCAAGGGCGCCGATCAGCAGAAGAAGGTCGCGAATCTTTCGGGTGGTGAGCGCAACCGGCTGCATCTAGCGAAGCTGTTGAAGAGTGGTGGGAATCTGCTGCTCCTCGACGAGCCGACGAACGATCTCGACGTCGATACGCTTCGAGCCCTGGAAGATGCGCTCCTGGATTTCAGCGGATGCGCGGTGGTGATCTCACACGATCGGTGGTTTCTCGACCGCATAGCGACGCACATGCTGGCGTTCGAGGGCGAGAGTGAAGTCGTGTGGTTCGAGGGGAATTACCAGGCGTACAAGGAGGATCTGAAGCGGCGTAAGGGAGTTGACGCCGATCAGCCGCATCGGATCAGGTATAAGAGATTGGTGCGAAGCTAAGGGCACGGCCTCACGGTTGAAATCGCTATGGCTTCTTCAGCTCCATCGTCCAGATGTCGCTCTGGCGGTCACCAATCGTGAAGTAGAAGTTCGTCGAATCAGCGTCGAGCGACGTGCGATAAAACTGTCGGCTCGGGTCGGTGAGATGGAGAACTCTCTTTTCTTCGTCGCCATTCACCGGCGCCTGCCAGATAGAGGAGGTCCCGTCCTTTTCCCGTACCGATACGAAGAGATGCCGCGAGTCCGCGCTCCAGACGGTAGTACCGGCACTCTGGATGACTTTGTTCATCTTCGGAGTAGGAAAGTGCTGCCGTTGTTTCAGGTCGGCAGACAAGATGTGGAGCCCTCCCGGACACTCAGCACATAGAGATCCAGGCGGCCCGCCGTAGGCAATCTTCTTTCCATCCGGCGAAGGTCCGCCAATTCCTCCGCGGAGTACGAATCGAGCCGGCCCCCATCCATTACCGACCCTCTTCACCTCGAAGATCGAATCAGGGTACGTGAAAAATTGAATCGCTTGTCCACCGTTCACCCAGACGGCAGCCAATTCCTCTCTTGGAGTCGCGACAACCGGTTGGACGTTCCCACCCGAGGCATCCATCACATAGACATCCCGATTACCCTTGAGAAGACTATGGAAGGCGATCTGACTGCCGTCAGGTGACCACGCCGGATTGAAATTGTCCACGCCATTGCGCGTGAGCTGCTGAGCTTCGCCCCCGGCAACAGGCACTTTGAAAATGTCCTGGTTGCCGTTGATGTTGGAATCGTAGGCGAGCCACTGCCCGTCCCTGGACACGAAAACCGATTCGATCGTCTGGTTTCCCGTCGTTACCTGTTTGAGGCGCGGCGAGTCGGCGTCTGCTGTCGCAATCGGCGCGGACCATACGTTCGCTATCGCGTTGAACACGCTGTAGGCGAGTGTTTTTCCGGATCTGCCGATCGAGATCGTATGCGCGTTGAGGCCCGTCGTGAGCCGAACCGGCTCGCCACGCGGCGTGAGATCGCCGGCTATCCGCTGCATGTAGATGTCGCGGTTTCCTCCCAGCGAGGACACGAACAGCAGCGCGCCATCGGGTGTCCATACCGGACTTGTATTGAGACGGGTCTCATCGGTTATCCTGACGGGCGCACCCCCGTCGACACGCGTGATCCAGATGGACGACGGGGCGATGTTGCCGATGTTCTCCCCGACGAGGAATTGCGTGTTGTTACGCGTGAAGGCGACGAGCTTGTCGTCTGGTGACCAGGCTGGCGATCCTACTCCATCGCCACTGGCAGTCCCCTGGACCACGCGCTCGTTCTCTCCCGCCGGCCCTGCGATAACGAGTGCGCCAGTGGGGAAATGCGTGCAGGCAACATGATCCCCGGCATTCGAAAAGGCACATCCGTACAAAGAGTCGAGGCCGGGAACCAGAGCGGGAATTCCTCCGAGGGCGGGAACCACATGATTACGTCCCTGTGATCCGTAGAGTATCGCCGACCCGTCGGGCTTCCATTGAGGCAGGAATGCGTCTGTCGTGCTGTCCGTGAGTGCAATCGCGCGTCCACCGCTGAGCTGTCTCACATAGAGGACTTGTCTCTGCGGTGGACCCGCGACGTATGCGACCATGCGTCCGTCGGGGGAGATTGCAGAGTGCACCTCCATTCCCGGAGCATTTGTGAGCTGCCGCGTATTGCTCGCGATGTAGGATTCACCGCCGCGCCGGAAAGCGATTGTACTTGCAATCAGGGCAGTTGCAACGAGTCCAACGATTCCGGCGGCAACCGCGATACGCTGAGGAGTCCACCTGAACGACATGCCTGCAACAGGCTGACTTGGGGCTGTCGCGCCACTCGTCGTCGTGTACGGCTCCAACGCAGCGTGCAGCTCCTCCGCGGATTGCCAGCGGTCCGAGGGATGCTTCTCGAGGCACCTCATGATGGCCGCAGCAAGGCCGGGAGGCAGCTGTGGCCGATGCTGAGTTACCGGCGCAGGAGCCGTAGTTACATGCGCGGACAGCGTCTGCTGCGGATTGAGCCCAGCGAACGGCGTTCTGCCGGAAAGCAGCTCGTATCCGACGACGCCCAGAGCGTAAATGTCGGCGCGTGCATCCACCATCGGGTCAGCAGCCGCCTGCTCCGGCGCCATATAAGCGGGAGTGCCGAGCGCCATTCCCAGCGACGTGAGGGTAGCTCCGGCTGGCGGAGTCTCATCGGTCGCACTGCTCAGGGCCTTGGAGACACCGAAATCCGTGACGAGAGCGTGATTGCGGGAGATGAGAATGTTCTCCGGCTTGATGTCGCGATGCACGACTCCCTGGGAGTGAGCGTAGCTCAAAGCATCGGCAACCTCACGCAAAATCCTCGTCGCTTCCTGCACCGGCAGCTCACCGGTCCGTGTCAGCCGCGTACGCAGGTTCTCCCCGCCGATGAACGGCATCGTGTAGTAGAGAAGATCTCCACGCGCGCCGGCAGCGAGGAGCGGAACTATGTGCGGGTGTTGAAGCCGGGCAGCGAGCTGAATCTCCCTCCGGAAACGATCGGTGTTGATATCGGCGGACAGATTTGGCGGAAGCACCTTGACGACAACCTGCCGGTCGAGCTCCACCTCGGTCGCGACGAACACACGAGACATTCCGCCGCCGCCCAGCTCGCGATCGATGCGATAGGTGGTGCCGAGTATTTCCTGAAGCTGGCTTTGAAGATTGGACGTCAGGTGCTTCTCCTCATTTTCGTGCCCGAATATGGATGCGGGACGCTTGAGCGCCAATAGCGCTATCCGAGCTTCCGAAATTCAGGTGGAAGGGGAGTCCAGCGCACGCGACCCTTGAAATACTTCCACGGTTTAAAGCCGTTTTTCCTGACGAAGTCGCGGTACCGATGATGTCTCAAACGGAACAGTCGATCGGATGATTCGATACGGCGGTGTGGCCAGTCGATGAGAAGCCGCTCCACCTTCCAGAGATTCTTGTCGGACAGCCGCCAGTCATATGGATCGAGAACCCGCAGATCGAGCAC
This genomic window from Gemmatimonadaceae bacterium contains:
- a CDS encoding c-type cytochrome, with translation MKRALRWLRNALLGLAALVIVAVVTVYALSERAIRRTYTEPATNITVPTDAASVAEGMRLAKIRGCAGCHGSQLEGRMLIDHPLMGRLVSPDLTIAAREYSNAELGRIIRRGVRPDGRSVVVMPSAMYSSLRDDDLGKIIAYIRSLPASEGQRRDVTLRLGGRVMFAAGKFKPTVVEVREAEAASASLPRPGEANSEGAYLARTVCTECHGTKLEGDQRGSPDLRIAAGYTLEQFTHLMRTGKALGGRELELMSSVARNRLRHFTDDEIQALHAYLLARAAVHQ
- the ettA gene encoding energy-dependent translational throttle protein EttA; this translates as MAPQFIYVMKDLRKVVPPSREILRGIWLSFYPGAKIGVLGANGAGKSTVLRIMAGVDHDFQGEAWPHEGTRIGFLSQVPELDSSKNVRENVEDAVKAQRDLLKKFEEISMKFAEPMSDAEMEKLMDQQGKVQEKIDAANLWELDRKIEIAMDALRLPPADAEIDTLSGGEKRRVALCRTLLEEPDMLLLDEPTNHLDAESVAWLERFLAEFPGTVVAVTHDRYFLDNVAKWILELDRGYGIPWEGNYTSWLDQKRTRLATEEKQASARQRTLEHELEWVRMSPRARQSKSKARIQKYEELASESREERIAQNEIVIPPAPRLGNDVVIADGLAKAYGEKVLFDGLSFALPRGGIVGVIGPNGAGKTTLFRMIVGSEKPDAGSLRVGDTVQLAYVDQDRELEGGKTVYDEVSEGSDTIQVGKREINARGYLSSFNFKGADQQKKVANLSGGERNRLHLAKLLKSGGNLLLLDEPTNDLDVDTLRALEDALLDFSGCAVVISHDRWFLDRIATHMLAFEGESEVVWFEGNYQAYKEDLKRRKGVDADQPHRIRYKRLVRS
- a CDS encoding protein kinase; translated protein: MALKRPASIFGHENEEKHLTSNLQSQLQEILGTTYRIDRELGGGGMSRVFVATEVELDRQVVVKVLPPNLSADINTDRFRREIQLAARLQHPHIVPLLAAGARGDLLYYTMPFIGGENLRTRLTRTGELPVQEATRILREVADALSYAHSQGVVHRDIKPENILISRNHALVTDFGVSKALSSATDETPPAGATLTSLGMALGTPAYMAPEQAAADPMVDARADIYALGVVGYELLSGRTPFAGLNPQQTLSAHVTTAPAPVTQHRPQLPPGLAAAIMRCLEKHPSDRWQSAEELHAALEPYTTTSGATAPSQPVAGMSFRWTPQRIAVAAGIVGLVATALIASTIAFRRGGESYIASNTRQLTNAPGMEVHSAISPDGRMVAYVAGPPQRQVLYVRQLSGGRAIALTDSTTDAFLPQWKPDGSAILYGSQGRNHVVPALGGIPALVPGLDSLYGCAFSNAGDHVACTHFPTGALVIAGPAGENERVVQGTASGDGVGSPAWSPDDKLVAFTRNNTQFLVGENIGNIAPSSIWITRVDGGAPVRITDETRLNTSPVWTPDGALLFVSSLGGNRDIYMQRIAGDLTPRGEPVRLTTGLNAHTISIGRSGKTLAYSVFNAIANVWSAPIATADADSPRLKQVTTGNQTIESVFVSRDGQWLAYDSNINGNQDIFKVPVAGGEAQQLTRNGVDNFNPAWSPDGSQIAFHSLLKGNRDVYVMDASGGNVQPVVATPREELAAVWVNGGQAIQFFTYPDSIFEVKRVGNGWGPARFVLRGGIGGPSPDGKKIAYGGPPGSLCAECPGGLHILSADLKQRQHFPTPKMNKVIQSAGTTVWSADSRHLFVSVREKDGTSSIWQAPVNGDEEKRVLHLTDPSRQFYRTSLDADSTNFYFTIGDRQSDIWTMELKKP